One Candidatus Zixiibacteriota bacterium genomic region harbors:
- a CDS encoding lipoate--protein ligase family protein — MAPDDIAHRECPPVLVIGREPEARGSYNMALDEVLFESVAGVGRHIWRLYLWNPAAVSIGRNQKVRETVNLEFLKREEIDMVRRPTGGRAIWHRGDVCFTHCGISPTEGESMSAFKDDYIRTAETLIRLLAELGIEAHISSGHASSGVVRGDFKSPCFMSSGRYEITIGAKKIAGIAQYRSGGRFLIQGSIRLSRIDPKNEELFFTRRGVDGALFREFSDSVSSIEEELRQKIGWERLRDAFMSALSVSNGDVVREENPGSMFDLGSIARLEREKYAKSSWNERF; from the coding sequence ATGGCGCCTGATGATATAGCACATAGAGAATGTCCGCCAGTACTCGTAATCGGACGGGAACCGGAGGCCCGAGGCAGCTACAACATGGCTTTGGATGAAGTACTGTTTGAGTCTGTGGCCGGAGTGGGCCGTCACATATGGAGGCTCTACTTGTGGAATCCTGCCGCTGTGTCGATCGGAAGGAATCAGAAAGTCCGAGAGACGGTGAACCTCGAGTTCCTGAAGAGGGAAGAGATAGACATGGTCAGACGCCCAACGGGCGGGCGGGCGATTTGGCATCGCGGTGATGTCTGTTTCACTCACTGCGGAATCAGCCCGACAGAGGGAGAGTCGATGTCAGCATTCAAGGATGACTATATTCGCACGGCTGAAACGCTGATACGACTCTTGGCAGAGCTTGGTATCGAAGCTCATATCTCTTCCGGGCATGCGTCATCCGGAGTGGTTCGCGGAGATTTCAAATCGCCCTGTTTCATGAGTTCCGGCAGATATGAGATCACAATTGGCGCGAAGAAGATTGCAGGCATTGCACAGTATAGATCGGGCGGCCGCTTCCTGATTCAGGGGTCAATCAGACTGTCGCGGATCGATCCGAAAAACGAGGAGCTTTTCTTCACCAGGAGAGGTGTGGATGGTGCTTTGTTCAGGGAATTCTCCGATTCGGTCTCTTCTATCGAGGAGGAACTCAGGCAGAAGATCGGTTGGGAAAGGCTCCGGGATGCCTTTATGTCCGCGCTGTCTGTCTCTAATGGTGACGTGGTCCGGGAGGAGAATCCTGGATCGATGTTTGACTTGGGTAGTATTGCCCGCCTTGAGCGCGAGAAGTATGCAAAAAGTTCCTGGAATGAGAGGTTTTAG